The proteins below are encoded in one region of Manis pentadactyla isolate mManPen7 chromosome 2, mManPen7.hap1, whole genome shotgun sequence:
- the ITPRIPL1 gene encoding inositol 1,4,5-trisphosphate receptor-interacting protein-like 1 isoform X2, with protein sequence MAVISLLFLAVMYVVHHPLMVSDRMDLDTLARSRQLEKRMSEEMRQLEMEFEKRRHAAEQKQKTENFWKGDIPSDQLVLGKKDMRWPLQAEGQEGPLGWMLGNLWNAGLFCLFLIFELLRQNMQHEPAFDSSGDEEEEIRIMPVTSYNWLANFPSREALESFYKHYVQNATRDLPCTCEFVESFVDDLIEACRVLSRQDAQPQLEDCLGIGAAFEKWGTLRETQKFDILVPIVPPHGTMFVLEMRNLALGRRCGCVLVESECVCKREKLLGDVLCLVHHHRDHSALLGKCSSSIKATLCTGSHLDMCKTIQWFQNMVGNAWALVAHKYDFKLSLPPSTTSCKLRLDYRSGRFLSIRLVLGVQREDTLVYLVSQASDQEQLTSVDWPESFAACEHLFLKLVGRFAPENTCHLKCLQIILSLRDLQSLPQGASRPILTSYHFKTALMHLLLRLPLAEWQHSMLSQRLQDILWFLGRGLQQRSLHHFLIGNAFLPLTIPIPKTFRNAEPVNLFQHLVLNPMAHSQALEEFHNLLTQMKTLPCAPSAGAH encoded by the coding sequence ATGGCTGTGATAAGCCTTCTGTTCCTGGCAGTGATGTATGTTGTTCATCACCCCCTGATGGTCAGTGACCGGATGGACCTGGACACACTGGCCAGAAGTCGGCAGCTGGAGAAGCGCATGAGTGAGGAGATGCGTCAGTTAGAGATGGAGTTTGAAAAGAGAAGGCACGCAGCTGAGCAGAAGCAGAAAACAGAGAACTTCTGGAAGGGAGACATACCAAGTGACCAGTTAGTGCTGGGGAAGAAAGACATGAGGTGGCCGTTGCAGGCTGAGGGTCAGGAGGGGCCGCTGGGCTGGATGCTGGGAAACCTGTGGAATGCTGGCCTCTTTTGCCTTTTTCTCATCTTTGAGCTCCTGCGACAGAACATGCAGCATGAGCCAGCTTTTGACTCCAGCGGTGATGAGGAGGAGGAAATCCGCATTATGCCAGTCACTTCCTACAACTGGCTTGCCAACTTCCCCTCGAGAGAGGCCCTGGAATCCTTTTACAAACACTATGTCCAGAATGCCACTCGTGACCTGCCCTGTACCTGTGAGTTTGTGGAGAGCTTTGTGGACGACCTCATTGAGGCCTGTCGGGTGCTCAGCCGCCAGGATGCCCAACCACAGTTGGAGGACTGCCTGGGCATCGGGGCTGCCTTTGAGAAATGGGGAACCCTCCGTGAGACCCAGAAATTTGATATCCTGGTCCCCATTGTCCCCCCTCATGGCACTATGTTTGTGCTGGAGATGAGGAATCTGGCCCTAGGTCGCCGCTGTGGCTGTGTGCTGGTGGAGTCAGAGTGTGTGTGCAAGCGTGAGAAGCTTCTGGGGGATGTGCTGTGCCTGGTGCACCACCACAGGGACCATTCGGCCCTCTTGGGCAAGTGTAGCAGTTCCATCAAGGCGACTCTCTGCACTGGCTCCCACCTGGACATGTGCAAGACCATACAGTGGTTCCAGAACATGGTGGGCAATGCCTGGGCCCTGGTGGCCCACAAGTATGACTTTAAGCTCAGCCTCCCACCATCCACCACCTCCTGCAAGCTCAGGCTGGACTATCGTTCAGGCCGCTTTCTCTCAATCCGCTTGGTCCTAGGGGTACAACGAGAAGACACCTTGGTCTACCTGGTGAGTCAGGCCTCCGACCAGGAACAGCTCACCAGTGTGGACTGGCCCGAGTCCTTTGCTGCCTGTGAGCACTTGTTCCTGAAGCTGGTAGGGCGTTTTGCTCCAGAGAACACCTGTCACCTCAAGTGCCTCCAGATCATTTTAAGTCTCCGGGACCTTCAGAGCCTACCCCAGGGAGCATCCCGTCCCATCCTCACCTCCTACCACTTCAAAACAGCCCTCATGCACCTCCTGCTGCGGCTGCCCCTGGCAGAGTGGCAGCATAGCATGCTCTCACAGCGGCTCCAGGACATCCTCTGGTTCTTGGGCCGAGGCCTCCAGCAAAGGTCCCTCCATCATTTCCTCATCGGTAACGCCTTCCTGCCTCTGACCATCCCAATCCCTAAGACATTTCGGAATGCCGAGCCTGTCAATCTCTTCCAACACCTGGTGCTAAACCCCATGGCACATTCACAGGCACTGGAAGAGTTCCACAACCTTCTGACCCAGATGAAAACTCTGCCCTGTGCCCCATCAGCTGGTGCACATTAA
- the ITPRIPL1 gene encoding inositol 1,4,5-trisphosphate receptor-interacting protein-like 1 isoform X1, protein MSRGLPRPGVRILGQNGVFPGGQRGHSRGWTRRGMRRPHPAGKKAGAVRPCCLFKTVFLTPTPERAVRLSRAKFQREESPPPGFSAHTAGLHDLDAEASMAVISLLFLAVMYVVHHPLMVSDRMDLDTLARSRQLEKRMSEEMRQLEMEFEKRRHAAEQKQKTENFWKGDIPSDQLVLGKKDMRWPLQAEGQEGPLGWMLGNLWNAGLFCLFLIFELLRQNMQHEPAFDSSGDEEEEIRIMPVTSYNWLANFPSREALESFYKHYVQNATRDLPCTCEFVESFVDDLIEACRVLSRQDAQPQLEDCLGIGAAFEKWGTLRETQKFDILVPIVPPHGTMFVLEMRNLALGRRCGCVLVESECVCKREKLLGDVLCLVHHHRDHSALLGKCSSSIKATLCTGSHLDMCKTIQWFQNMVGNAWALVAHKYDFKLSLPPSTTSCKLRLDYRSGRFLSIRLVLGVQREDTLVYLVSQASDQEQLTSVDWPESFAACEHLFLKLVGRFAPENTCHLKCLQIILSLRDLQSLPQGASRPILTSYHFKTALMHLLLRLPLAEWQHSMLSQRLQDILWFLGRGLQQRSLHHFLIGNAFLPLTIPIPKTFRNAEPVNLFQHLVLNPMAHSQALEEFHNLLTQMKTLPCAPSAGAH, encoded by the exons ATGTCCAGGGGCCTGCCGCGCCCAGGCGTTCGGATACTCGGACAAAATGGTGTGTTCCCAGGAGGGCAGCGGGGCCATTCCCGTGGGTGGACCCGGAGAGGAATGCGGCGCCCCCACCCCGCCGGGAAGAAAGCGGGGGCAGTCCGGCCGTGCTGTCTCTTTAAGACGGTGTTCCTAACACCGACG CCTGAGAGGGCGGTGAGACTAAGCAGGGCCAAGTTCCAAAGGGAGGAGAGTCCCCCACCTGGTTTCAGCGCCCACACGGCAGGTCTTCACGATCTCG ATGCAGAGGCCTCCATGGCTGTGATAAGCCTTCTGTTCCTGGCAGTGATGTATGTTGTTCATCACCCCCTGATGGTCAGTGACCGGATGGACCTGGACACACTGGCCAGAAGTCGGCAGCTGGAGAAGCGCATGAGTGAGGAGATGCGTCAGTTAGAGATGGAGTTTGAAAAGAGAAGGCACGCAGCTGAGCAGAAGCAGAAAACAGAGAACTTCTGGAAGGGAGACATACCAAGTGACCAGTTAGTGCTGGGGAAGAAAGACATGAGGTGGCCGTTGCAGGCTGAGGGTCAGGAGGGGCCGCTGGGCTGGATGCTGGGAAACCTGTGGAATGCTGGCCTCTTTTGCCTTTTTCTCATCTTTGAGCTCCTGCGACAGAACATGCAGCATGAGCCAGCTTTTGACTCCAGCGGTGATGAGGAGGAGGAAATCCGCATTATGCCAGTCACTTCCTACAACTGGCTTGCCAACTTCCCCTCGAGAGAGGCCCTGGAATCCTTTTACAAACACTATGTCCAGAATGCCACTCGTGACCTGCCCTGTACCTGTGAGTTTGTGGAGAGCTTTGTGGACGACCTCATTGAGGCCTGTCGGGTGCTCAGCCGCCAGGATGCCCAACCACAGTTGGAGGACTGCCTGGGCATCGGGGCTGCCTTTGAGAAATGGGGAACCCTCCGTGAGACCCAGAAATTTGATATCCTGGTCCCCATTGTCCCCCCTCATGGCACTATGTTTGTGCTGGAGATGAGGAATCTGGCCCTAGGTCGCCGCTGTGGCTGTGTGCTGGTGGAGTCAGAGTGTGTGTGCAAGCGTGAGAAGCTTCTGGGGGATGTGCTGTGCCTGGTGCACCACCACAGGGACCATTCGGCCCTCTTGGGCAAGTGTAGCAGTTCCATCAAGGCGACTCTCTGCACTGGCTCCCACCTGGACATGTGCAAGACCATACAGTGGTTCCAGAACATGGTGGGCAATGCCTGGGCCCTGGTGGCCCACAAGTATGACTTTAAGCTCAGCCTCCCACCATCCACCACCTCCTGCAAGCTCAGGCTGGACTATCGTTCAGGCCGCTTTCTCTCAATCCGCTTGGTCCTAGGGGTACAACGAGAAGACACCTTGGTCTACCTGGTGAGTCAGGCCTCCGACCAGGAACAGCTCACCAGTGTGGACTGGCCCGAGTCCTTTGCTGCCTGTGAGCACTTGTTCCTGAAGCTGGTAGGGCGTTTTGCTCCAGAGAACACCTGTCACCTCAAGTGCCTCCAGATCATTTTAAGTCTCCGGGACCTTCAGAGCCTACCCCAGGGAGCATCCCGTCCCATCCTCACCTCCTACCACTTCAAAACAGCCCTCATGCACCTCCTGCTGCGGCTGCCCCTGGCAGAGTGGCAGCATAGCATGCTCTCACAGCGGCTCCAGGACATCCTCTGGTTCTTGGGCCGAGGCCTCCAGCAAAGGTCCCTCCATCATTTCCTCATCGGTAACGCCTTCCTGCCTCTGACCATCCCAATCCCTAAGACATTTCGGAATGCCGAGCCTGTCAATCTCTTCCAACACCTGGTGCTAAACCCCATGGCACATTCACAGGCACTGGAAGAGTTCCACAACCTTCTGACCCAGATGAAAACTCTGCCCTGTGCCCCATCAGCTGGTGCACATTAA